The genomic stretch TTGAAGGCTGACCATTCTgtgcttgctgctgttgctcaGCAGCGGCCTTGGCCGCAGCCTTTTCGCGCCttttctgcttcttcctGTTCACCGCTGGTGGAGCAGGTGGCGCCGGGGAGGCAcatgttggagaaggttggGAAGATTCTACGGGCGTGCTGCCTTTAGGTACTGTGATGAACTTGGAACCATCCTTGTTGGTGTACTTGGCTGTCCCCTTCGCCGAGGGCGACTGAGAAGCTGCACTAGCAGCAACTGGCGGGGCCGGGTTCCGATTGCCCTTCATCGTCACCTAGTTCAATGCAACCTGAAGTAGATAAGTGACGAGGACATGTAGTGAGATGGTCCCTTCGTGGAGTCGGCGAGTCGGATATGGCACGTGCCTGAAAGAGAAAAGCCGTCGCAGAACTAAGTGATTTGCTAGGTAAGCATAGGCAATGTCGAGGGGGCACAAGGTTCGGATTGTGTCAAAGTTCAAACGGTCGTTGCTCGAGGAGCTCTTCTGTCCTATTAGGTTGATTGCGGGCAAGGGCAGTGTGATTCGATGGGGTGGAAAGAGCAAAACTGTAGTAGCGACCCAAAGAGCGACTTCGTTCGATTGTCGGTTGGGGAAATCAAAAGGGAGTCATGACTAGGCTCGGGGGCCGTCGCGGGCAGGGcagggttgatgagggtTAATTGACGGAGGGGTCGACCACTCACTCTCACTTCAGGGTCCTCCACTGGCAGACGCTTGGGGTGTTGAGAGCTGCTAGATGAGAGCGCGAAAAAGGTGGCGGACGGAAGAGGGCGCGGGGTGGTAAAGACGCGACTCCGGGGTTCAGCGCGGGACAGGATGCAGGCCGAGAGATGTCGTGCGCTTCGGAGGTGATCAAGTTGTTCGGATGTTCAAGGTGCTCCTAGATTGCTTAGATTTGTGGTCCCGGCCCTGGAACTCCTCCAGTGCGGGCGCGCTGCCCAGAGCTCCCCGCTCCTATTGGCCCACCTGCTACACGTGACCTCAGCCTTGCTGTGTCGCTCCTGCCCTGTCTTCAATTTGCGACTTTAGCTTTCCCGCTCCTCCCTTCAGCCGCGAAGAGAACACGACAAAGTTTTCATAGTACGGCTCATATTCTCCGCTCAATGGTTGTATGCCGATACAATCCTTCATACGGTAGTTTTGGCAGGCACTCCCGTGACCTAGTGCCATCAACCATCAACTAAACCTGTTCCCATTGGAGACTTGGGGCATATGAAATGTTGGGAGatctcccatcccatctGCCACAACATGACACGCTAGCTCGAATCTGTACCTATGTTCCTTTGCTGGTAAATACGATGAACCAAGAAATTCGTGAACTCCAAGACGAGATGAACATCCATGATATGGATGCGATATGCCAACAATAATAGCTGGAGGTCTCCAGCTTATTACCTTATTTGGTGCCTCTGAAAGGGCGCTCAGGGGCTAGACTGTGAGCAATGCCGTCATCGCCACGTTAGGGCAGGTTGCTATAAGTGAGTGGGGGGAGTCGCGTGTATTGTGATAACCTCTGGTCATTCCTACGGCcgagcatcatcagcatgcCCATCACTTGATAACACTTACTCCGTTCATACTCTCCACCCATCGCAACTTCCTGTTGACCAGCAATGCTTCGAAACAAAAATAGGCACTCGATTCGAGAGCAAATGTCGACCCTTAAACGATTTCCATGTGGCTTTCTCCCGGGCCAGCGGTACCGGTGGAAGCTAGATCTCTTGGCCTTCAAATGCAAGCGATGCCGCATCCGCACCGACTGCGATTGTTCACGACCACAAATCTTTGCTGACCTACCCCTTTCGAGTGCCAACCGACCTGTTTCAAACACACCCTTGGCGGCTTCCTCTGCTCCACAGCTTCTTAGCACAAGAACCATATCATGGTGTAACAGACACCGAAGAGCTAATCTGTCTTGGCGCCGTGACCATGATACATTGCCTTCTCTCCATAATCACAACCTCGTTTACATAGGTAGTCAAGAATAGCTGATCCGGTCCAATGGAACACTCCAGCTCCGTCAGCCGCTCCGTTCAAGGTGCCATGATTCGCGTGGGAGGCCGTATCGGGTGCGTATTGAGCATTGATGTCGTCGGGTACGAAGTTGTGAAGGTGCACAGCCTCAGGGTGGCCCGCCTGCCCCCCCAGAGTTCAGCGCCGGTCGCCAACGGCTCAGTAGCCTATCAAAGCCATGGTGTGAGCATCCCGCGGCCATTACGGCCCACTCGTCACTCGCGTTTCCCACGCACGGAGGAAGTTTGCTTTGGCCAAGTTGGGCTGTTGTGTGTGGTCTGTTTGGGTGTGCTGAGGTGTCTAGTCAGTCACCTAGTCTGAACAGATGTTTGATCCAGGTAGACTAGGTATTGTTGCTCGGTGCGTTCGGATGATGGTTTGCCAGTGACGACAGGAGTGACAGTTAAAATCGAACGGTGCTGTCGGGCTTGCTGGGCCCAGCAACTGGGGGAAAGTGGGGCATGGCACATCGTATCGCGCCCCAGGGCCGGCCGGGACGAGACGCTGCCAGTGGGAAGCTCCAGAGGCTAAACAGGGGGTCTGTTGGCGTGTTGGTGTTATGTAATCAGGCCTCAAGCCGCTATCAACCCATTGTTTCCCCTCGAAATTTCCTGGGCCACCGCTTACTGCTGGCCATGCATCCATACTGTGCCGGCTTCCTTTGAAAGGCGAGCGGTCAGCCAGAGCAGTGTGCTTCTCTTATTTCTCTCCAGTTTTCGTCCATCCGTGGCCAattcaacccccttcccgaACCCATTGCGCACAACGAACGAGGCCCCAGAGCGAGACGACGCTCCTCCgatttccccttcctcctatCCCACACATCTGCCAACCATGGCCGCCATGCAAGAATCCGGACAGCACCAGACTGCCATCCGAAGGTACGTCCAGATCCACTCCATCCACCTTTTGCGATTCTGCCGGAGCCAGCACCGCGatcccctcaaccccccaattGAGACCTTGCTGACTCGACCCGTTGTTCAGGAAGCTCGTTATCATCGGAGACGGTGCTTGCGGTAAAACCAGTTTGCTGAGCGTATTCACCCTCGGCTTCTTCCCCACAGTAAGCCCTCCTGGACTGACCCACGCTTCGTCggtgtgttgttgatgctaACATGGGTAAACACAGCACTATGTAAGTCCTAGTCGCCGAATTACCAATTCTACGAATCACCTACAAACTCCATGCCAATGTTTCCCACCGATGTGGTCCTCCGGCCTTGCCTACTTCAACGACGCTAACCAACGTTACCACCCCCATAGATTCCAACCGTTTTCGAAAACTACGTGACCGACTGCAAAGTAGACGGCAAGAACGTACAACTCGCCCTCTGGGATACCGCCGGCCAGGAAGACTACGAGCGGTTACGGCCGCTAGCATACTCCAAAGCACACGTCATCCTGATAGGCTTTTCCATCGACACGCCAGATTCACTCGATAATGTTAAACACAAGGTGGGTTCCGCCgaatcctccccccctccccatgcTTCTTCTCGCATGggccccctccctctttcGGCCAACCCCCATGCTGCAAGACTCCGGGCTGCATCTAACGTCACCGTCATGGTGTTACGCTTGTACCACGCCGCaatctcttctcctccccatatTCGTCAATTGGCGTGGAAGAAGTCGGGATCTGCTGGGTGTTGTGCCTTGGTTTAGGAGGGAGCAAACAAGCGCAAAGGAGAAAGGAGGAAGCATTTTTGCTGACCGAGATAATGTGTAATACAGTGGGTGACAGAAGCACAAGAGAGATGTCCCGAGGTGCCAATCATCCTGGTAGGACTGAAGAAGGATCTCCGCGACGACCCAGTCGCCATTGAAGAGATGCGGAAGAAATCTCAGAGATTTATCACGCCGACCGAGGGCGAGCATGCCGCGAAAGAAATCGGCGCGCGCAAGTACCTCGAGTGCTCGAGTTTGACGGGCGAGGGCGTCGATGATGTGTTTGAGGCGGCCACGAGAGCGTCGCTGCTCATGTTTGAGAAGAGCGAGGGGGGCGGCTGCTGTGTCATTTTATGAGCAACCAACGCATCTGACATGTGGTGCTTCTCACGGGACAAGACCGATTTACgccaggaggaggacgggatGGCATAGGTTTCTTTTGCAAGCCCCAGGTCGCGTTGGAAGTCGCATGAAGTAGTAAGGCAGTTCAGGTCTGAGCAGCTTCACTTCAtgttcatcatcaccattaCTCCACCAACACACCACACTACACCACATACCACCCCAGACGACATCACTGCCACCGCTTGGCCGGAACGAATAACATTCTTACTCAATCATCCCTCACAAACCGCCCTAAATCCGGCACAACAGTCCATACACACACGACATTTGACGTGTGAAAAcgacgggagggggggaacCAAAAAGGCCAGCGAGTTTCTGTATTAATAACGGTTTTATAGAAGTTACTTTCGGTTTtgctttctctctctctggtTATATCTTTCTCACTACTCTCAGTCGGAggcttttttctctctcaagTATCGATCTAGGGAATGGGGGAACAAGCGGGGAggtgttttgttttcatTGTCTGTATTTTGTCATGTTTTTTTATTAGTGTTCATCAAAGGGAAATGGGAGGGGCAGGTAGTGAAATTGGGTTTGGGCTGggttctcttttctctttttctgttgTTTTGTTGCATGGAAAGCGAAACTGggaatttaattattttgaACTGTGTTTTTGAGGTTTTTCTATCTTGAACTGCCGATGTCTCTGTTTCCTACCATATCTCCATTTCTTCTCTATGAGCAGGGTAATATGGGAACATGTAAAAAGCGTGGTGTTGTAGGTGCGGCAGGGGGCGGTTGTGACTTATCGAATATTTTCTGTATTCAattcgaaaaaaaaaaaacagattGTGGACTCATCAGTCATGACCCAGTGAGATTTGTGAAGTGTGGTTGAGCTTGTTTATTTGCTGCTCTGAGCGCGATTTccaagtttttttttaaaaaaaaatgccGAAAGCGTTTTCTTTTGTAGTGATGATACATGATATTTTATACAACTTCTCTTTCCACACATCTTAAAATATATCAGGGTATATACACCCacccactcactcacccGCCCAATTCCCATCTCTCAACATCTTCCAAATCTAGGCCGAATCTACTACTCAATCCCTCTTCCACTCATGATCCCACGGCACCCTCGCCGGCGTCTCCGTCTGCGCCCTAGCATACTCAATCGGCACCCCCTTGAGCCCGTAAacgcccttcttctccatcgcCATCCTAAACAgatacccctcctccctcgtcccTGGCCCGCTCGTCAGCCTCAGCTCCTCGCAGGCGCGGTTCATGGACTGGTACTGCCTCATCCAGTTCCTCTCGCGGGCCTCGCGCTGCTGGCGGCGAAAGAGGAGCCAGGCGCGGTGGATGGTCCAGTGGCGGAGGTAGCGGTTGCGGGCCATGCGTAGGGGGGCGGGGATGCGTtgaggggagaggatggcgaagtggcggaggaggttgatcaTGCGGGGGTCGCGGACTACTTCTCCTTTCTTCTTGGAGCGgcgggttggttggtttttgttggctgaggaggagcccTTGCCTGGTTTGGAGCCAGGGCCGAGTTTGGCgatggaggatttggagagggcgaggcttgggggggtggtggttaggGGGCGGCATtgttgggtggggagggggagtgggcgGGTGAAGAGGCGGGTTGTGAGGGCcctgagggaggggaggaaggtctTGGTTGACATGGTGATTGCTGTTAAAAGGGGATGAATTTtcgggttggagggggggatcGTTTCGCAAGGACGGATTTCTTGGGGCGGCCGTTGGTGGGGATGGCGACGCCTTTGCGgttcgggggaggggttgaggttttTGGGATATATCTCGAAAGGAATTGCTCGGAACTAGGTTGCAGTGGGCTTGTTCGATCGTGGGGGCGGTCGGTAGGTTCCTGATCTGCCGGTCTCACAGTGGGAAGATCGCGAGTCTTGAGAGGTGCGAGTTTGGGTCGCTTTCCAGGAGGGTTGTCGTCCGAGGGGTCGGTGGTATCGAGTGGCCTCTTTTTCTTGGTGCTGTCCCCGGTGTAAAGTTTCCTTATCTTCGTGGACCCGACGACGACTGGTGTTTATCGCGGACGAGGGGACTCGATTGACCACTGCGGGGGCTCCGAGTCGCAAGGTGTTCGTGGTGCTCGCGGTAAAAATGATGAAAAGTTGAGTGCTCCTGTGGGTCCCCGCACAACAGCTGCCTCTCGAGCGGTGATTGGCTGCTGGATTGCCGGTCGCCTAGAAATCTGGTTTGGCAGGCACCCTGCCCACAAATAATTGCGACACCAAATACAAACCGCCTTTTCACACACGCCTTTCTCTCCcaaaaagtatttaaaagtCTAAAAAAAGTGCTAGAAGGATATAGTACCTCGGGCCTACTCCTGTTCAAAATTTTGGAAGCTTTTAACTAAACTACAGTTTAGATATGGCTGGTGAGGATTGGTGGTTCCTGTATAAGTGACCGCGAtttgggtggtttggtgtCTTGATTAACTTGTGGGCAGGGTGGCAGGGACCCATTCCCGTTCCTTATCGTTATCACTTACACCCTCTTCACTTCCACCTCCGCTCACAGTGATTCAGTCAAGGGTGATGTTTTCTGGCCTGCAATACAACAACACATGCGTGCTGACTGATGAGACGCTGTTTAAAGCATAGATAGTCCCtctctcttcatcctctctGTGTGATGCTTAAGCAGAATGTCGAAATTGGTACCAGATGCATCTTCGAGTAAAGGGATAAACGAATTCCACTCAAGTTGATACGAGCGAAAGCCCCAAATATTGTTCTTTCGTAGCTTTTAAACCAACCAGGAAGCCGCGGCATATGTATCCGTCGCTGTTGAGGTCTGGAAAACTGCTATAAGCTGGACAGGACGAACCTTTGGCGTGATCATAGTCGTCTCGTCCCAAAAGCCAACAATCTAAGTTTCCACAGCTCAGGCAGATATTGTCGACTTGGCTGATTTGGTTCTGTCTCAGCCTCAATCCAATCCGCTCAAGTTCAAACAGAAGCGATTGTTACTGGACAGCCGGATTAAAAGCCAATAGAGAGATAACCATCTCGAAAATTGCCGGCAGGACTGCGTACATGAACCGCTGAAAGTAATGTCTGGAAAATTGCTGGATTTGGCTTTCGTACTTCAGGCACCTCTTGAGAGTTTACCTGATCTTGGAGTTCTTTGCTACCCGGAAGGCGTGGTCGCCGCGCTGGTGTCCCGTGAGCCGGATGTTTTCTCGAAACGTAGCAGCGACTTTTGCCCTTCGAATTCGAACTCCTTGGATGTGAACGGAGAAATGTGAGATCTCATCGCCCACACGAGCAAGACCCTCCTCCAGAAGAACATTAGTGGCGCTGGCGTATTTAGCTCATTCTCGCGAGCTACCTCGTGCGACTACACTGTAAACTGGTGAGCCTGAACCAGGCTGGCCCAGCGTGCGGAGGCGTCTGTTTGCTGCAGCGACATCGCggtggctgttgttgctgttatTAATGCTATTGATCTGTTActgctgttggtgctgttgccGGGGATCTTGTTATTATAGGTGATCGTGGTTGGTGCTGGTCGTAGGGTTGTTACTTGCTGGTTCATACTGTGTCTCTTATCATACAGGATTGAATTTAAACGTCAAAGGCCTTGATGAACATACCGTTTTTCTttgaaaaataaaaaataaaaaaaggctGAAACTAGGAAATAAGAGTATACGATGGACTTTAAGGTAAATATTGCTTTTGAGAACTTCAATGCTAGTAAGCTCTGGAACATAAGTATTAAGTTTGCAATACAATGCTAGAGTTGCTTTCAGAGCCTGAGGTAAACTGACCCCACAGCCAGTCCCGGTGATCAGTTTTTGGTCCGTTTCGGTTTTGCTATGGATTCACGACGACAACGTGGGTAAGATACTTCACCAAAGCCGATTTTCAGCGCCTTGTGTTAAACTGTGCTAGCAAGGACATCGAGGATGAAAATGCCCGGTTGCGTTGACTGTGATGTTTGAATTGATGTAGACCATGAGGAACGcatcttttctttccttgaAGTGACCGGCTCCATCCGAACACTTCAAAACCAACTAGATACCACTAaatgagaaaaagaagaagttATCTTCTAGAGTAGTTATAATATAAAGCCAAATGTTAGGTGCCTCTAGGCTATCGAGCAGTGTCAAACTTTTTATGACATCAAGGGATATTGTCAAAACGACTCGACCACTTCGTCTGTGGAGTATAGATGTGGGAAATGGGCTTGATAGAACTCCCGTGAACAGCTTGATCTGCTGATAGCTAACTCTTTGTAGGTAATCAGTGCTAGGTGGAAGCCAGGCCGGCAACACCCAGACGAACCTGCCTGCCCCATTGTTGCCTCCGTAACTAGGGGAGACGCGAAACCAAGCTTATAAGATTGTGTTTGGTTCCACATAACAACAAAACAGACAGGGCGTATGGTCTAGTGGTACGACGTCTCATTT from Podospora pseudopauciseta strain CBS 411.78 chromosome 3, whole genome shotgun sequence encodes the following:
- the RHO2 gene encoding Rho GTPase (COG:S; EggNog:ENOG503NVG7) — protein: MAAMQESGQHQTAIRRKLVIIGDGACGKTSLLSVFTLGFFPTIPTVFENYVTDCKVDGKNVQLALWDTAGQEDYERLRPLAYSKAHVILIGFSIDTPDSLDNVKHKWVTEAQERCPEVPIILVGLKKDLRDDPVAIEEMRKKSQRFITPTEGEHAAKEIGARKYLECSSLTGEGVDDVFEAATRASLLMFEKSEGGGCCVIL
- a CDS encoding hypothetical protein (COG:S; EggNog:ENOG503P4EX), with amino-acid sequence MSTKTFLPSLRALTTRLFTRPLPLPTQQCRPLTTTPPSLALSKSSIAKLGPGSKPGKGSSSANKNQPTRRSKKKGEVVRDPRMINLLRHFAILSPQRIPAPLRMARNRYLRHWTIHRAWLLFRRQQREARERNWMRQYQSMNRACEELRLTSGPGTREEGYLFRMAMEKKGVYGLKGVPIEYARAQTETPARVPWDHEWKRD